In Roseimicrobium gellanilyticum, the following are encoded in one genomic region:
- the trpB gene encoding tryptophan synthase subunit beta, whose product MSAPAPSALPDAHGHFGQYGGMFVPETLMAALTELTHEYERARKDPAFQAELDRLLGEYVGRPTPLYFAERWSKELGGAKIYLKREDLLHTGAHKINNALGQALLAIRLGKKRIIAETGAGQHGVATATVCAKFNLECVIYMGSVDMERQALNVARMRFLGAKVVPVTAGQATLKEAVNEAMRDWVTNVRTTHYILGSALGSHPFPMIVRDFHRVIGVEARRQILEREQRLPDLLVACVGGGSNSIGLFHPFLGDKDVRMVGVEAGGEGIKPEKHAARFQGGRLGVLQGTKTWLLANEDGQIQLTHSVSAGLDYPAIGPEHAYLHDQGRVEYAYATDDETLDAFQTLSKYEGIIPALESAHAMAYVKKIAPTMQKDEIILANLSGRGDKDVASAARHVFGESMNF is encoded by the coding sequence ATGAGCGCCCCCGCCCCTTCCGCCCTGCCAGATGCCCACGGCCACTTTGGCCAGTATGGAGGCATGTTTGTCCCGGAAACCCTCATGGCGGCTCTTACGGAGCTTACCCACGAATACGAGCGCGCCCGGAAGGATCCCGCCTTCCAGGCCGAACTCGACCGCCTTTTGGGCGAGTACGTGGGCCGTCCGACGCCGCTCTACTTTGCCGAGCGTTGGTCCAAGGAACTCGGCGGTGCCAAGATCTACCTGAAGCGCGAAGACCTGCTCCACACGGGCGCGCACAAGATCAACAACGCCCTCGGTCAGGCCCTGCTCGCCATCCGGCTGGGCAAGAAGCGCATCATCGCCGAGACCGGTGCTGGTCAGCACGGCGTGGCCACGGCCACGGTGTGTGCGAAGTTCAATCTCGAGTGCGTCATCTACATGGGCAGTGTGGACATGGAGCGCCAGGCGCTCAATGTCGCCCGCATGCGTTTCCTCGGCGCCAAGGTCGTGCCAGTGACGGCCGGTCAGGCGACGCTCAAGGAAGCGGTGAATGAGGCCATGCGTGACTGGGTGACGAATGTGCGCACCACGCATTACATTCTCGGCAGCGCTCTGGGCTCGCATCCCTTCCCCATGATCGTGCGCGACTTCCACCGTGTCATCGGTGTCGAAGCACGTCGGCAAATCCTGGAGCGTGAACAACGCCTGCCGGATCTGCTCGTGGCCTGCGTCGGTGGTGGCAGCAATAGCATCGGGCTTTTCCATCCGTTCCTGGGTGACAAGGATGTGCGCATGGTCGGCGTGGAAGCCGGTGGCGAAGGCATCAAGCCGGAGAAGCATGCTGCGCGTTTCCAAGGGGGGCGCCTCGGCGTGCTGCAAGGCACAAAGACCTGGCTGCTGGCCAATGAAGATGGCCAGATCCAGCTGACCCACTCTGTGAGTGCCGGCTTGGACTATCCTGCCATCGGACCCGAACATGCCTACCTGCATGACCAGGGCCGCGTGGAATATGCGTATGCCACGGATGACGAGACGCTGGATGCCTTCCAGACTCTTTCCAAGTACGAGGGGATCATCCCTGCGCTCGAAAGCGCGCATGCGATGGCCTACGTGAAGAAGATCGCCCCGACGATGCAAAAGGACGAGATCATCCTCGCCAACCTCAGCGGTCGTGGTGACAAGGACGTGGCCTCCGCTGCGCGCCATGTCTTCGGTGAGAGCATGAACTTCTAG
- a CDS encoding A/G-specific adenine glycosylase, which produces MPKQSPLQHPEAFAQALGAWFAANAKDYPWRRTTDPYAILVSEMMLQQTQIPTVLGKGYYTRWMERFPDVRTLAKAEEAEVLRTWEGLGYYRRARFLQQMARTVMERHGGVFPKTLEEIHALPGVGRYTAGAVMSFAHDQAAPIVDGNVARVLARLCNDATPVDSTEGQTKLWERAELLVKASPSARTHNSALMELGQTVCRVSSPTCGQCPVQKYCLAEEPTSLPVKGARASATEVTERVFFHRTEEGVLLQQETGARRTGLWKLPALPECEKLPGVLHKSRYTITRYRVTLWVHEAPVEKKRPALEESASVRVISHDDLPDLPMPSPYRRALNALLGDNAFQLEA; this is translated from the coding sequence ATGCCAAAACAATCGCCGCTACAGCACCCGGAGGCATTCGCCCAAGCCCTGGGTGCATGGTTCGCGGCGAACGCGAAAGACTACCCCTGGCGCCGCACCACGGATCCATACGCCATCCTCGTGTCTGAGATGATGCTGCAACAGACACAGATCCCCACGGTACTGGGCAAGGGCTACTACACCCGGTGGATGGAGCGTTTCCCGGATGTGCGGACGCTGGCCAAGGCGGAGGAGGCAGAGGTACTCCGCACGTGGGAAGGCCTGGGCTACTACCGGCGCGCGCGTTTCCTGCAACAAATGGCGCGGACCGTGATGGAACGGCACGGAGGTGTGTTTCCAAAGACACTGGAGGAGATACATGCTCTGCCGGGCGTGGGCCGCTACACGGCAGGCGCAGTGATGAGTTTCGCCCATGACCAGGCAGCGCCCATTGTGGATGGCAACGTGGCGCGTGTCCTGGCACGCCTTTGCAACGACGCTACACCCGTGGACTCCACCGAGGGCCAAACCAAGCTCTGGGAGCGGGCCGAGTTGCTGGTGAAGGCTTCCCCCAGTGCCCGTACCCACAACAGCGCACTCATGGAACTCGGTCAGACGGTGTGCCGCGTCTCCTCCCCCACCTGCGGGCAGTGCCCGGTGCAGAAGTACTGCCTTGCCGAGGAGCCCACCTCTCTCCCGGTCAAGGGCGCCCGTGCTTCAGCCACGGAAGTGACGGAGCGTGTCTTCTTCCACCGCACGGAAGAGGGGGTGCTGCTGCAGCAGGAGACCGGCGCGAGACGCACCGGCCTGTGGAAGCTGCCCGCCCTGCCGGAGTGCGAGAAGCTGCCCGGGGTACTCCACAAGTCCCGCTACACCATCACCCGCTACCGGGTCACGCTATGGGTGCATGAAGCCCCTGTTGAAAAAAAGCGCCCTGCGTTGGAAGAGAGTGCATCCGTCCGTGTCATTTCGCATGATGATCTGCCGGACCTCCCCATGCCCAGCCCCTACCGCCGTGCCCTGAATGCCCTGCTGGGGGACAACGCATTCCAGCTGGAGGCCTGA
- the rnhC gene encoding ribonuclease HIII, with protein sequence MPAPALTTYTKVITELQAAKLRSILEEKGWEFEAKPYTLYAAAGPKVNVAVYEKGPKVVLQGKGIEDFIKFTFEPEVLGAAELGYEEVHNPSMFAPHIGVDESGKGDFFGPLVIAGAYVDADMARTLREMGVVDSKRIGSDAKIYELARDMRQAQVIHETIVIGPERYNELYAKFGNLNKLLAWGHARIIENMLARVPDCPRALSDQFANPRVLQQALQEKGRGIILEQRTKAESDPAVAAASIFAREKFVQWLDQNSPKIGFTLGKGVSASVKATGVKIVQKLGVEGLAKFSKMHFRTAQEVSAASSST encoded by the coding sequence ATGCCCGCACCTGCACTCACCACCTATACCAAGGTCATCACGGAACTTCAGGCTGCGAAACTCCGATCCATCTTGGAGGAGAAAGGCTGGGAGTTCGAAGCAAAGCCTTATACCCTCTACGCCGCTGCCGGGCCGAAGGTGAATGTCGCCGTGTATGAAAAGGGACCCAAGGTCGTGCTGCAGGGGAAGGGGATTGAGGACTTCATTAAATTCACGTTTGAGCCCGAGGTGCTGGGCGCGGCGGAACTGGGCTATGAGGAGGTGCACAATCCCTCCATGTTCGCTCCCCACATCGGGGTGGATGAAAGCGGCAAGGGTGATTTCTTCGGTCCACTCGTCATCGCTGGCGCTTATGTAGATGCGGACATGGCGCGCACGCTCCGGGAGATGGGCGTGGTGGATAGCAAGCGCATCGGCTCCGATGCAAAGATCTACGAACTCGCGCGGGACATGCGCCAGGCGCAGGTGATTCACGAGACGATCGTCATCGGTCCGGAGCGTTACAACGAGCTATATGCCAAATTTGGAAACCTGAACAAGCTGCTCGCCTGGGGGCATGCCAGGATCATTGAGAACATGCTGGCACGTGTACCCGACTGCCCACGTGCTCTGTCTGACCAGTTTGCCAATCCCCGCGTGCTTCAGCAGGCGCTTCAAGAAAAGGGGCGTGGAATTATTTTGGAACAGCGGACAAAAGCCGAAAGTGACCCCGCAGTGGCGGCTGCTTCCATCTTCGCACGGGAAAAATTCGTGCAATGGCTCGACCAAAATAGCCCTAAAATCGGCTTTACTCTCGGCAAGGGTGTTTCCGCATCCGTAAAAGCCACAGGCGTAAAAATTGTGCAAAAGCTTGGAGTTGAAGGGCTTGCAAAATTCTCAAAAATGCACTTCAGAACGGCGCAAGAGGTATCTGCCGCATCCTCAAGCACATAG
- a CDS encoding HU family DNA-binding protein, which yields MATITKRDLVVELSNRTGLTQNQVFDMLQHVLDLITEELSKGNEVTLRRFGTFEVRVAKPKIGRNPNKPGSEMQIPPRSVVRFKPGNEMKAQVASVLPKLVSNDGDAPSSPA from the coding sequence ATGGCTACGATCACGAAGCGCGACCTCGTTGTCGAATTGAGCAACCGGACAGGCCTGACTCAGAATCAGGTATTTGACATGCTTCAGCATGTGCTGGATCTCATCACCGAGGAACTCTCGAAAGGGAACGAAGTGACCCTGCGTCGCTTCGGCACGTTCGAAGTTCGCGTGGCCAAGCCTAAAATTGGGCGCAATCCCAACAAGCCCGGTTCAGAGATGCAGATCCCGCCACGCTCTGTGGTGCGCTTCAAGCCGGGCAATGAAATGAAGGCCCAAGTCGCCTCCGTGCTCCCCAAACTGGTGAGCAATGACGGAGACGCCCCTTCATCACCGGCCTGA
- a CDS encoding class I SAM-dependent methyltransferase, whose product MAPSSLALARRIAEAAKIHESKRVLELGPGTGALTEAVAEALPKGSEYLGLELNEIFVKQLGQRFPNLRFEAVPAQEFDFNQWPGEGETFDAVVSGLPWTAFPESLQKAILDHVLPRLRPGGIFVTFAYTGFHLLPKGRCFRDLLASRCYKLTTTTTVWGNLPPAFVYVATAGEAVAPANSNSGR is encoded by the coding sequence GTGGCGCCTTCCTCTCTGGCTTTGGCTCGCCGCATCGCGGAAGCAGCCAAAATCCATGAGTCCAAAAGAGTCCTGGAGCTGGGTCCGGGCACCGGAGCCCTGACTGAAGCGGTCGCCGAGGCCCTGCCCAAAGGGAGCGAATACCTGGGTCTCGAGCTCAATGAAATCTTCGTGAAGCAGCTTGGTCAGCGATTCCCCAACCTCCGCTTCGAAGCAGTCCCGGCCCAGGAGTTTGACTTCAATCAATGGCCGGGAGAAGGCGAAACCTTTGATGCCGTGGTGAGTGGACTGCCCTGGACGGCCTTTCCTGAGAGCCTGCAGAAGGCCATTCTCGACCACGTGCTACCCCGCCTGCGCCCGGGTGGCATCTTCGTCACCTTTGCCTACACAGGCTTCCACCTTCTTCCCAAGGGAAGGTGCTTCCGGGATTTGCTCGCCAGCCGCTGCTACAAGCTGACCACCACCACCACCGTGTGGGGGAATCTACCGCCGGCATTCGTATATGTAGCCACCGCAGGTGAAGCGGTGGCTCCAGCGAATTCCAATTCAGGCCGGTGA
- a CDS encoding YgdI/YgdR family lipoprotein yields MIIRLCLALTALAMLACAGCSSSHYKITLRDGREFMTASKPEYNSKTGYYKFRALNDKDALIRSDEILMMNEL; encoded by the coding sequence ATGATCATCCGCCTTTGTCTTGCCCTGACTGCGCTGGCCATGCTTGCCTGCGCTGGCTGCAGTTCCTCCCACTACAAGATCACGCTGCGTGATGGGCGTGAGTTCATGACGGCGAGCAAGCCGGAGTACAACTCAAAGACAGGCTACTACAAGTTCCGCGCGCTGAATGACAAGGATGCGCTCATTCGCTCGGACGAGATTCTCATGATGAATGAGCTCTAA
- a CDS encoding Maf family protein — protein sequence MAHEGNGSDNLKPGTAPLVLASASPRRTELMQEAGYTFEVLVPEVEEAHDESLTCESLTIENARLKAMAVASQRPNAVIVAADTLVYLDDKPIGKPADLEDAAGMLRRLSGRTHKVCTGVAIVARGGAEERTFPVISEVTFKLLTEEIIRDYHSRIQPLDKAGAYAVQDESAMIIERVEGSWSNVKGLPMERLNEELRVFLTR from the coding sequence ATGGCGCACGAAGGAAACGGCAGCGACAATCTCAAGCCCGGAACGGCGCCACTGGTGCTGGCCTCTGCTTCACCGCGCCGCACGGAGCTCATGCAGGAAGCGGGCTATACCTTCGAGGTGCTCGTGCCTGAGGTGGAGGAGGCCCATGATGAATCCCTCACCTGCGAGTCCCTCACGATCGAGAACGCCCGGCTCAAGGCCATGGCCGTCGCGAGCCAGCGACCGAATGCCGTGATTGTCGCCGCGGACACGTTGGTCTACCTCGATGATAAGCCCATCGGCAAGCCGGCGGATCTGGAGGATGCCGCAGGCATGCTGCGCCGCCTCAGCGGTCGCACGCACAAGGTGTGCACCGGTGTGGCCATCGTGGCCCGTGGCGGTGCGGAGGAGCGCACGTTCCCCGTCATCAGCGAGGTAACCTTCAAGCTGCTCACGGAGGAGATCATTCGGGACTACCACTCCCGCATCCAGCCGCTCGACAAGGCTGGCGCCTACGCAGTGCAGGATGAGAGCGCGATGATCATCGAGCGCGTGGAGGGCTCATGGTCCAACGTGAAAGGCCTGCCGATGGAGCGGCTGAATGAGGAACTGAGGGTGTTTTTGACAAGGTAA